A window of Candidatus Dadabacteria bacterium genomic DNA:
TTCTGGGGAGGCCTCGTAGTCTACGGGTGGCTGTTCATCCTCCCGTTGTGGGGCATGGCCGCTTACCCGTCTCCCGGATTCTCGTCGGGATGGACATATTTCTGGCTGATCGGAACGACTGTGCTGTTCCTGTTCGGGTGGGGCATCTCGCGCGGCGCCAACATGCAGAAATATACATTTAAGCGATGGCCCGACCGCAAATTTCTCGGGATCTTCGAGCCTGAGTACATCCAGGCCGGCGACCGCAAGATCCTGTGCAGTGGCTTCTGGGGAGCCGCTCGCCACTTCAACTACCTGGGCGAAGGCTTCCTTGGTCTTTCAATTGCCCTGGCATTCGGCTACTTCACTAATCCTTGGGCGTGGATCTACTTTGTCTTCGTCGTAACGTTTTTTACCTTTCGTCAACGTTTTGACGATGCGTACTGTGCCGAGAAATACGGTGCCGAAAAGTGGGCGGAATATCAGGCACGGGTGAAATATCGGATTCTTCCTGGCATTTATTAAGGCGCCCATAAAACGGACCAAGATATGCTAACGAACCTATCCAAATCCCTGCGCAGCACTTACTAGTATAATGTTTCACTGTTATATTTACAGTATTAAGCTGTCTCCAGATCAAACTTGTTCCACCTGTGCACAACAGGGTCGGCATTAATTTCTTCTATACCTTTGAGTATGCGCTCTTTTAACTCAGCCTTGCTCGTCACTCGAATATGCCGTAAAAAACTACGGGCCATCTTCGAGAATGCTGTCTCCACCAAATTCAGCCACGACCCATGCTTCGGAGTGTGCACGTATATAAACCTCCCAGGCCTCGTACCAAGATATCTCATCGTCTCTTTCGATACATGAGAAGAATGATTGTCCAACACCAAACGGATCGTGTTCTTCTTCGGATAGTACTCATCAAGCTCTTTTAACAGCTCTATAAACTCCCTGCTCCGATGACGGTCCCTCACCTTCGCTATTATTCTTCCGTCGTGCATATCCAACGCGGCAAGCAACGATACCGTGCCCAGTCTCTTGTACTCATAATCTCGTCCAATCTCTCCATGCTCACCCGGCACAGGCGGCAAATCAGGCGCAACATTCGCTATAGCCTGTATCCCCGGCTTCTCATCAACCGACACAGTGATTACATCAGGCCCCTGAGAAGCACCCTCGGACTGCTCATTCCAGATATTAACCTCCTGATACACCATTAAAACCTCTTTCATCTTCCTCTCAAACTCCTCGTCCCTGTGCTCAAGATAATACCGTATCTTGTGAGGCTTTATCTTCGCCTTGTTCAATATCCTCCATACTGTGGCCTTCGATGCTTTTGACAATGATTCATACCCCTTCTCAATCGCATTATCCCTGATGTATCTTGCAAGCGCGCTGTAAGACCAGACCTCCGCAGCCAGACCATGCTCCGTGGGCTTTGTGCACGCAACGCTGATCACCCATGCCTTGGCATCATCGCTTATTACGGATTCCGTGCCGTGATAAGAGTCCTTCAGCCCTGCTTCCACCCCCTTGGCCAAAGCTTTATCTATGCACTTGTATATTGTGGGCCTTGAAACATTCAGCTTGCGCTGTATGGAGACTATCGTGTTGCCTTCTGAGTAACATAGCAGTATCGATGCCCTCTGTACTTCTCGCAGAGGAAGCTTCTTTGAACGACTTATTGTCAGAAGCTTCTGTTTTTCTTCTTCACTCAAAACAAGTTCCGGTCGCTTGCTTCTTGTTGACATGGTTACACCTTACTGTGAGATTTAGTATATCACAAGTGTAACCAGAGCTGTTATACAGGTAAATAAATAAATGAAACGCTATACTGGAATGTTGCGAGTCGCGTGGCACGCTTCAGCGGCTGGTTTGACAGAAGTAGACGGGCAGATGTCGATGGTAGTGATTATGACCACACCGAGACGGTGAACGATTACTACGACCTTTGTAGCGAATTCATGCAATTCGGATGGAATGAGTCCTTGCACTTCGCGCCATTGACGCCAGAGGAGACGCTAGAAGAATCCATTGTCCGCCATCAGCGCCTAATGATCAAACGGTTGGAATTGCAGGCCGGAATGAGGGTCGTCGACGTTGGCTGTGGAGTGGGCGGTCCTATGCGGAGGGTCGCAAGCGAGGCCGGCGTTAGGGTTGTCTGTATCAACAACAACGAACAGCAACTGGCAAAGACCAGGCAAAGGAACGTCGAGGCGGGACTCGATCACATGGCGGAGTACATGAAATGCAACTTCATGGATATGAGCGCCATTGAAGCCAACTCGTTCGACGCGGGTTATGCGATCGAGTCGACGTGCCACGCACCGGACAAGAAGCGTGCGTTTGCAGAGATATTTCGTGTGCTGAAGCCGGGAGCTCTGTTCTGGGGTCAGGGGATGTGCATGACGGAGAAATTCGACCGCGGCTGGCAGCTTGCCGACATGGTTGCCACCGGCCCGCATCGTGCTTGCGTTGGAACCCGATTACTTTACCGGTCAACCCGGTTTGCGCGCCTTGTGGTAGTACATGGGCGTAACAATTCCCAGACGTCCTGCGGCCACGAGGCTGTCGGCCACGACATTGATAATTTCCCGTGCCTCGGACGACCCCTTGGGTACGGCGCGTACGCTTTCCAGAACGGGCAGAACCGCCGAGGCGATTTTGCGGCCAAGGGCCGTTCTCGAGAGACTCCTCAGATTCAGGTTGCCGCTTTCCAGCGGTTGATACCACGGCGTCTTGGGGTCGGCGTCAAGGGCGCGGTCACGCGCCTCGACAAGTTCGAAACCGACTGCCCGCAGGCTGTCGTTTACCTCCGTGAATGAAGAGATTTCCGGAAGAGCGGAGACGTATTCGTTTATTTCCTTGAGTTCCCGGTGTTCGGGGTTTCCGTCGTCGTAAAGCGGGGTCATGCACACGTCGTAGCCGACGAAGGTCGCGCCAGGACGCAATACACGGAATATCTCGGCATAGGCCGCGGCTTTATCCGGCGCATGACACAAAGCCTCGATATGGTAAGCCGCGTCGAAGCTTCCGTCTTCCGCCGGTATATTCAGGAAATCGCCGTGCAGGACGCTGCAGAGATGGTCCAGGCCAGCCTCGCTGTTATACACAGAGCACTTCCCGAGCTGATATTCGTTGATGTTGAGGCCCACGATCGAAGCGCCGAACTTTCCCGCGAGGGAGCGCTGGGGTCCTCCCACTCCGCACCCGACATCCAGCACCTTCATGCCCGGTCTCAACCCAATGGCTTCGCCCAGAAAATACTCGTGGTTGGCAATGGATTCCTCGAAAGACACCCCCGGTTCCATCACTGCGAAGTGAATCGACCGCCCCCATCCACGCTCGCAGAAGTCGGTAATGAGGTTATAAAACGCCGTTACCGCGCTGGCGTACTCTTCCTTGCTCAGCCCCTGGCTTCTGCGGTACTTCGACAGCCTTTCCAGAATATCATCCGGCCGTACTGCATTTGAAACTGGGTTA
This region includes:
- a CDS encoding IS630 family transposase encodes the protein MSTRSKRPELVLSEEEKQKLLTISRSKKLPLREVQRASILLCYSEGNTIVSIQRKLNVSRPTIYKCIDKALAKGVEAGLKDSYHGTESVISDDAKAWVISVACTKPTEHGLAAEVWSYSALARYIRDNAIEKGYESLSKASKATVWRILNKAKIKPHKIRYYLEHRDEEFERKMKEVLMVYQEVNIWNEQSEGASQGPDVITVSVDEKPGIQAIANVAPDLPPVPGEHGEIGRDYEYKRLGTVSLLAALDMHDGRIIAKVRDRHRSREFIELLKELDEYYPKKNTIRLVLDNHSSHVSKETMRYLGTRPGRFIYVHTPKHGSWLNLVETAFSKMARSFLRHIRVTSKAELKERILKGIEEINADPVVHRWNKFDLETA
- a CDS encoding methyltransferase domain-containing protein; amino-acid sequence: MADDSHNPVSNAVRPDDILERLSKYRRSQGLSKEEYASAVTAFYNLITDFCERGWGRSIHFAVMEPGVSFEESIANHEYFLGEAIGLRPGMKVLDVGCGVGGPQRSLAGKFGASIVGLNINEYQLGKCSVYNSEAGLDHLCSVLHGDFLNIPAEDGSFDAAYHIEALCHAPDKAAAYAEIFRVLRPGATFVGYDVCMTPLYDDGNPEHRELKEINEYVSALPEISSFTEVNDSLRAVGFELVEARDRALDADPKTPWYQPLESGNLNLRSLSRTALGRKIASAVLPVLESVRAVPKGSSEAREIINVVADSLVAAGRLGIVTPMYYHKARKPG